One Fusarium musae strain F31 chromosome 6, whole genome shotgun sequence DNA segment encodes these proteins:
- a CDS encoding hypothetical protein (EggNog:ENOG41): MDEEAEHYDFMCPGWVAHMGEMLHRDISHVVAQMQANGGVMPEFELPPRRAGHWYDHDLFFPLDILPQADTEEVAVNSLEDEGNTVVKAEPGSPDTLAASDSPRSPCLYDIPPFRRSQTLSPVNIEEADVDPLENEATATVKPEPSPETDDDVVEVPRSPGSPSLYDIPRFYAAPGMSPPQPDMERPIPSRPPSPRTSPQRNTLGGRINGRSIRRNLQFFINRGNQRRAISHAQMLRRRRMQEERFGLREYRRHVDGLQRQHEVRLRDGENAPCNSMPVSRRRRFHCAPRFVERFSVREEEYSGRLNPYDIY, from the coding sequence atggatgaagaagcagagcacTACGACTTTATGTGCCCAGGATGGGTCGCTCATATGGGTGAGATGTTGCATAGAGATATATCGCATGTCGTTGCTCAGATGCAAGCAAACGGTGGTGTGATGCCAGAGTTTGAACTGCCGCCTCGAAGAGCAGGGCATTGGTACGATCATGACCTCTTTTTCCCCTTAGACATCCTTCCTCAGGCCGATACTGAAGAAGTAGCTGTCAATTCTCTGGAGGATGAAGGAAACACTGTTGTCAAGGCCGAGCCTGGGTCGCCGGATACCCTGGCTGCATCCGACTCACCTCGATCGCCATGTCTTTATGACATCCCTCCCTTTCGACGCTCGCAAACCCTTTCTCCAGTGAATATTGAAGAGGCAGACGTCGACCCTCTTGAGAATGAAGCAACCGCCACTGTAAAGCCAGAGCCTTCTCCAGAAACTGACGACGATGTCGTAGAGGTACCGCGCTCACCAGGCTCACCCTCCCTCTACGACATCCCCCGCTTCTACGCCGCACCTGGCATGTCCCCTCCCCAACCAGACATGGAACGACCCATCCCATCCCGCCCTCCCTCCCCACGAACCAGTCCCCAGCGAAACACCCTCGGAGGACGCATCAACGGCCGTAGCATCCGTCGCAATCtccaattcttcatcaaccgcGGTAACCAGCGCCGTGCTATTAGTCACGCTCAGATGCTCCGTCGGCGCCGAATGCAAGAGGAGCGATTTGGGCTGCGAGAGTACCGACGCCATGTTGATGGGCTTCAGCGTCAGCATGAGGTGCGCCTGCGAGATGGGGAGAATGCGCCGTGCAATAGCATGCCTGTTTCGCGCCGACGTCGGTTCCATTGTGCGCCGCGGTTTGTGGAGAGATTCAGCGTGAGAGAGGAGGAGTATAGTGGCCGTCTGAACCCTTATGACATTTACTAA
- a CDS encoding hypothetical protein (EggNog:ENOG41) yields the protein MISAKVLLAFGLVAVSAGPLAVSSETSVTVDSTTLARSTESTAVTAAETETETATTATLDATLTSDLTTLLTATSDVTTLTTEAATTTEEATTTEAATTTTAELPDSTQFNIYPNQGVSATGPLKVRIQPGDSVYFNNPSSDYTTGTFVVNSRGKLVNGNQLMCAFFRTGQQYGDIVGCPPADEADARYVPIDCELGAEGQLDCSVQGKFCYYNPEITCDARGLYPYFYLESAGSSGYGLILGSNGLNLTPVELAAQPEPTEP from the exons ATGATTTCTGCAAAGGTTTTGCTGGCCTTTGGCCTGGTCGCTGTGTCTGCGGGGCCTT TGGCTGTGAGCTCGGAGACAAGCGTTACTGTCGATTCCACCACTTTGGCCAGAAGCACGGAGTCTACTGCCGTGACAGCTGCCGAaactgagactgagaccgCCACGACTGCGACCCTGGACGCGACGTTGACCTCCGATCTGACGACTCTCTTGACTGCGACTAGTGATGTGACAACCCTCACCACTGAAGCAGCCACTACCACCGAAGAGGCTACAACCACAGAAGCTGCTacaaccaccaccgccgagCTCCCCGACTCAACCCAATTCAACATCTACCCCAACCAAGGCGTATCCGCCACCGGCCCCCTCAAAGTCCGTATCCAGCCCGGCGACTCAGTCTACTTCAACAACCCCTCCAGCGACTACACAACCGGCACATTCGTCGTCAACTCCCGCGGCAAGCTCGTCAACGGAAACCAGCTCATGTGCGCGTTCTTCCGAACGGGCCAACAATACGGCGACATCGTTGGTTGCCCGCCCGCTGACGAGGCGGATGCTCGCTACGTGCCTATAGATTGTGAGCTCGGTGCAGAGGGACAGCTGGATTGTTCGGTCCAGGGCAAGTTTTGTTATTACAATCCGGAGATCACTTGTGATGCGAGGGGGTTGTATCCTTATTTCTATCTTGAGAGCGCTGGGTCTTCTGGATATGGGCTTATTTTGGGATCGAATGGGCTTAATCTTACACCAGTTGAGCTTGCGGCTCAGCCTGAGCCAACGGAGCCTTAG
- a CDS encoding hypothetical protein (EggNog:ENOG41): MSQLERSLKATSVSETLSTYNEWANTYNQDVEKEEYVAPLLASQDLLTHLNTQISSAKILDAGCGTGLVGEALTNLGASNIHGIDLSPGMLEVANRTGVYKSLNVANLAEKLDIPSQSYDAVICVGTMTEGHVGPEAFDEFVRVTKAGGVIVSTIRESVWQVKGYEDKVNGLEEQGRVKIVGRKREHQRIGAGVYAVVGSFAAAQYDQEKQNKDATCNNNCFFKYFTNKCNADNPACVCTLKDMREKFFCCIADNCAANVLPEQSERSSNDCDAHGIPFTFDAEAICGIKLPASSETVSVSVTTSEATTVPKAKATESVTTTEETTSAMATVAATESSAASQTTSAAAATVTDNNASRAKGMVAAAAVALGVFI; encoded by the exons ATGTCCCAACTCGAGCGCTCCCTCAAAGCGACCAGCGTCTCAGAGACGCTAAGTACATACAATGAATGGGCAAACACCTATAACCAAGACGtcgaaaaagaagaatacGTCGCTCCCCTCCTCGCATCCCAGGATCTACTCACCCATCTCAACACTCAAATCTCCTCCGCTAAGATTCTCGACGCCGGCTGCGGAACAGGTCTCGTCGGCGAAGCCCTGACCAACCTCGGCGCCTCAAACATCCACGGCATAGATCTAAGCCCCGGTATGCTAGAAGTAGCCAACAGAACAGGCGTTTACAAATCACTCAACGTCGCGAATCTCGCTGAAAAGCTTGATATTCCTTCACAGAGCTATGATGCGGTTATTTGTGTCGGGACTATGACGGAGGGACATGTTGGACCTGAGGcatttgatgagtttgtgaGAGTTACTAAAGCTGGGGGCGTTATTGTTTCGACGATTCGAGAGTCGGTTTGGCAGGTGAAGGGGTATGAGGATAAGGTTAATGGGCTTGAGGAGCAGGGCAGGGTGAAGATTGtggggaggaagagggagcATCAGAGGATTGGGGCTGGTGTTTATGC CGTCGTGGGCAGCTTTGCGGCTGCTCAGTATGATCAGGAGAAGCAGAACAAGGATGCCACCTGCAAC AATAATTGTTTCTTCAAGTACTTCACCAATAAATGCAACGCCGATAACCCGGCGTGTGTCTGTACCCTCAAAGACATGCGCGAGAAGTTCTTCTGCTGCATAGCTGACAATTGCGCCGCGAACGTTCTCCCAG AACAAAGTGAGAGATCTTCGAATGATTGCGATGCTCACGGCATTCCTTTCACTTTCGACGCTGAGGCTATTTGTGGAATTAAATTGCCTGCTTCGTCTGAGACAGTCTCTGTTTCGGTGACTACCTCGGAAGCTACTACTGTTCCCAAGGCGAAGGCCACTGAGTCTGTAACTACGACTGAGGAGACAACATCGGCGATGGCCACGGTTGCGGCTACTGAGAGTTCGGCGGCGAGTCAGACTACTTCCGCGGCTGCGGCTACTGTCACGGATAATAACGCTTCGAGAGCGAAGGGTATGGTTGCGGCGGCTGCTGTTGCGCTTGGtgtatttatttaa
- a CDS encoding hypothetical protein (EggNog:ENOG41), with amino-acid sequence MTTSSDQLVILPKKVKWQRASRPKVRTGCLTWYVPTPVRHLKCDEEKPTCRRCRDGRVKCDGYATPNKNQIQQRASLPVAGYTISSLNPRIAESSIENCYFHHFHHWTSSQLTCAPGSSNFYINYVLPLAHSCEPIRHAIIAVGAAHRFYMAGQETCSPLQQLKSLAMQQYNKSIQRIIPHMSMESAFDLQCTLVCCLLFVAFEGITGRYAESIRHIRAGTKLLSSPLLINGAKEQKMTRKLTEVFANLGVEASMFMEDTIIPDIHSGCLDVLQSGDISDQPFQDLDEAASYLRRLDVETVDIIAQTPYSCSMNDDGQIDVFTLDAPQKEELERKWAEMDAKFEVWNSRFELTKKHIATWEYQDLASPQLTYLNMQQTFWRMGMSCGPEDLSEPTPDTAEAFLNAAEIFAQRLITPGQPSFSLDGDLVSGLSVVVWSCTEGPHRDRALDLLRRLNRREGIWDSKEIVQMHEAALAMDDPKLWYNMEIPGGVPGFVAELAKISPRFGLHRSGLLIPDFECI; translated from the exons ATGACTACGTCGTCGGACCAGCTCGTAATTCTGCCCAAGAAGGTCAAATGGCAGCGTGCCTCTAGGCCAAAAGTTCGCACTGGCTGCTTAACATGGTATGTCCCTACGCC AGTCAGGCACTTGAAGtgcgatgaggagaagccgACGTGTCGCCGCTGTCGCGATGGCCGTGTTAAATGCGACGGCTACGCCACGCCCAACAAGAACCAGATCCAGCAGCGCGCTTCACTGCCCGTCGCTGGATACACCATCTCGTCTCTCAACCCCCGTATAGCCGAGTCATCCATTGAGAACTGCTATTTTCACCACTTTCACCACTGGACCTCGTCCCAACTCACCTGCGCGCCTGGCTCATCAAACTTTTACATCAACTATGTCCTCCCTCTTGCGCACTCGTGCGAACCTATTAGACACGCCATCATCGCTGTTGGTGCTGCGCATAGGTTCTACATGGCCGGCCAAGAGACATGCTCTCCGCTGCAGCAGCTGAAAAGCTTGGCTATGCAGCAGTACAACAAGTCCATCCAGCGGATAATACCCCACATGTCGATGGAGTCTGCCTTTGACTTGCAATGTACCTTGGTATGCTGTTTGTTATTTGTTGCGTTTGAAGGCATCACTGGTCGATATGCAGAGTCGATCCGACATATCCGCGCCGGAACGAAACTGCTCTCGTcacctcttctcatcaacggtgcgaaggagcagaagatgacgaggaagctTACAGAGGTGTTTGCAAACCTAGGTGTCGAGGCATCGATGTTTATGGAGGACACCATCATCCCGGATATCCACTCTGGCTGTCTCGATGTTTTGCAGAGCGGCGATATCTCGGACCAGCCATTCCAGGACCTCGATGAAGCAGCGAGTTACCTGCGCAGGCTCGACGTCGAGACGGTCGACATTATTGCGCAAACGCCATATTCATGTTCCATGAACGACGACGGTCAGATCGACGTGTTTACCCTCGACGCACCCCAGAAGGAGGAACTGGAAAGGAAATGGGCCGAGATGGATGCCAAATTCGAGGTTTGGAACTCGCGATTCGAATTGACAAAGAAACACATCGCTACATGGGAGTACCAAGACCTAGCATCCCCGCAACTCACATACCTCAACATGCAGCAAACCTTTTGGCGGATGGGCATGTCCTGCGGTCCCGAAGACCTCTCTGAACCAACCCCCGACACCGCCGAGGCATTCCTCAACGCCGCCGAGATCTTCGCCCAGCGGCTCATAACACCCGGCCAACCGAGCTTCTCCCTCGACGGCGATCTAGTCTCTGGCTTGTCAGTGGTGGTATGGTCGTGCACTGAGGGACCGCATCGTGATAGAGCGCTGGATCTGCTGCGGAGATTGAATAGACGCGAGGGGATCTGGGATAGCAAGGAGATTGTGCAGATGCACGAGGCTGCGCTGGCGATGGACGATCCGAAGTTATGGTATAACATGGAGATTCCGGGTGGTGTGCCCGGGTTTGTAGCTGAGTTGGCCAAGATTTCGCCGAGGTTTGGGTTGCATCGCTCGGGGCTGTTGATACCGGATTTTGAGTGTATTTGA
- a CDS encoding hypothetical protein (EggNog:ENOG41), with translation MDVVITEQQDGTKWFYSLHCEMNRSVAQECNMINRPANGPSTIGLKTYKGESDLREIYGPTFEYGRVTLTAGLEKLKTTNEAEATESVSKETGSSKASADAPAESNGGFRDLKLSFAAICAGLFAAMAL, from the exons ATGGATGTAGTCATCACGGAGCAACAAGACGGTACGAAATGGTTTTACTCTCTCCACTGCGAGATGAACAGATCTGTTGCGCAGGAGTGTAACATGATCAATAGACCGGCTAATGGACCGTCGACAATTGGACTCAAGACGTATAAGGGGGAGTCGGACTTGAGAGAGATTTATGGACCTACGTTTGAGTATGGGAGAGTTACACTTACTGCTGGGTTGGAGAAGCTAAAGA CGACGAATGAAGCTGAGGCTACTGAGTCCGTGTCTAAGGAGACTGGTAGTTCTAAAGCTAGTGCTGATGCACCAGCGGAGTCGAACGGCGGTTTTAGGGACCTGAAGCTTTCTTTTGCTGCTATATGCGCCGGACTGTTTGCTGCAATGGCATTGTAG
- a CDS encoding hypothetical protein (EggNog:ENOG41): MSVLFVLIYVLKGNVLRRCLSKRLKADDVAFLELFSRILIGRDNCPDEISRALEKGIELEWEDAYDFVNPFGDIRGPAFNSVWTFDLDKDVLILTKHDRLCPAPLSLARDRLLTLDDFEMLKLPKETTAEEGITPGPYWDLQPKVDHRRKAFLGRILRDFGHTWRHLLRREMNHVTFMKLAYAIIWILNLEFTIVERLGFEHVGGRGGPYVGVADLPRWDVPDETIVRFGTCWIVLAQNIPRGLEMVREHMKAYATIGDTTGTATYAILTLKQIVCCKFQDDELVYTLPGTLFGDTDPSGSAIELLLWTSELLPGPPQPCRLNHLPIEIQDRVLCQAATSSDKQRQAATSSDKQRQAATSSNKQRQAATSSDKQRCSS; the protein is encoded by the exons ATGTCAGTCTTGTTCGTACTCATCTATGTACTAAAAG GGAACGTCCTCCGCCGGTGCTTGTCAAAAAGGCTCAAGGCAGATGACGTCGCGTTCCTCGAGCTATTTTCGCGCATTCTCATTGGCCGCGACAATTGCCCAG ATGAAATCTCAAGAGCCCTAGAAAAAGGAATTGAACTCGAGTGGGAGGACGCCTACGATTTTGTAAATCCGTTCGGTGACATAAGAGGCCCGGCTTTCAATAGTGTTTGGACATTCGACCTCGACAAAGATGTTCTTATTCTCACCAAGCATGATCGGCTCTGCCCTGCACCTCTCAGCCTGGCAAGAGATCGGCTACTTACTTTGGACGACTTTGAAATGCTGAAATTGCCGAAAGAAACAACCGCAGAGGAGGGGATTACGCCAGGACCGTACTGGGATCTTCAACCTAAAGTTGACCATCGACGGAAGGCATTCCTTGGTCGCATCCTCCGCGACTTTGGTCATACATGGCGCCATTTGCTGCGGAGAGAAATGAACCATGTCACATTCATGAAGCTGGCATACGCTATTATCTGGATTCTCAATCTAGAGTTCACTATAGTGGAAAGGCTGGGATTCGAGCATGTTGGTGGCCGCGGCGGGCCATATGTTGGAGTAGCAGACTTGCCACGATGGGATGTCCCTGATGAAACGATCGTGCGATTTGGTACATGCTGGATTGTGTTGGCACAGAACATTCCAAGGGGCCTTGAGATGGTACGAGAACATATGAAAGCCTACGCAACGATCGGCGATACAACTGGTACTGCAACATACGCAATACTGACCCTCAAACAAATCGTGTGCTGCAAGTTCCAAGACGACGAACTAGTGTACACACTACCCGGGACACTCTTTGGCGACACCGATCCCTCTGGTTCCGCTATCGAACTGCTTCTCTGGACCTCAGAACTTCTTCCAGGACCACCCCAGCCTTGCCGACTCAACCATCTTCCCATCGAGATCCAAGACAGGGTCCTTTGTcaagcagcgacaagcagcgacaagcagcgacaagcagcgacaagcagcgacaagcagcgacaagcagcgacaagcagcaacaagcagcgacaagcagcgacaagcagcgacaagcaGCGTTGCAGCAGCTAA
- a CDS encoding hypothetical protein (EggNog:ENOG41~CAZy:GH105), whose amino-acid sequence MKFQTLLTVASANLALANNLLAKTADSWIRNNRETQRAYWYGRAVVYEGIEATIELTKNKTLLSWYHDQMEDVVSPNGTIINYDLTKYSLDNYRIGMNLLYWYKQTGEEKYKIAADFIRDRINQHPRTPTGGFWHRSPTYPDQMWLDGIFMCDSFYAEWTAEFDAKNTTAWDDIVLQWDKIQEVTIDKETGLPVHGFDESKIAVWADPETGASPIVWSRAVGWYIWSLIEVLDVFPKSHPGYRRLVTYYKDLSSALLRAQGHESHLWELVMNKEYEGVEGNYIESSASAMFTYGWLAGLRRGLLDEKTYTKPAKQAYKRLIRDFVTKNSNGTITWEGTVEVGSLNSDASFEYYTEVPVVPNDTRGMGPFMMAIYEWERRSK is encoded by the exons ATGAAGTTCCAGACCCTCCTCACCGTGGCTTCGGCCAACCTCGCTCTCGCAAACAACCTCCTCGCCAAGACCGCCGACTCATGGATCCGCAACAACCGCGAGACCCAGCGCGCATACTGGTACGGCCGCGCGGTCGTCTACGAGGGCATCGAGGCCACCATCGAGctcaccaagaacaagacccTGCTCTCCTGGTACCACGACCAGATGGAAGATGTCGTATCCCCCAAtggcaccatcatcaactacGACCTTACAAAGTACTCGCTTGATAATTACCGTATTGGTATGAACTTGCTGTACTGGTACAAGCAGACCGGTGAGGAGAAGTACAAGATCGCTGCGGATTTCATCCGTGATAGGATCAACCAGCATCCTAGGACGCCGACTGGTGGGTTCTGGCATCGCTCACCGACGTATCCGGATCAGATGTGGCTGGATGGCATCTTCATGTGCGATAGCTTCTACGCTGAGTGGACTGCTGAGTTCGATGCCAAGAACACTACTGCCTGGGACGACATTGTCCTTCAGTGGGATAAGATCCAGGAAGTCACCATCGACAAGGAAACCGGTCTTCCCGTGCACGGCTTTGACGAGAGCAAGATCGCTGTCTGGGCTGACCCCGAGACCGGTGCTTCACCTATCGTCTGGTCCCGCGCTGTGGGTTGGTACATCTGGTCGCTTATCGAAGTCCTCGACGTCTTCCCCAAGTCTCACCCCGGTTACAGGCGTCTCGTCACATACTACAAGGATCTCTCCTCCGCACTTCTCCGCGCCCAGGGCCACGAGTCTCACCTCTGGGAATTGGTCATGAACAAGGAGTACGAGGGTGTAGAGGGCAACTACATTGAGAGCTCCGCCTCCGCCATGTTCACCTACGGATGGCTAGCTGGTCTCCGACGCGGccttctcgatgagaagaCGTACACCAAGCCCGCTAAGCAAGCTTATAAGCGCCTTATTCGAGACTTTGTGACCAAGAACAGTAATGGTACTATTACCTGGGAGGGAACTGTCGAGGTTGGGTCGTTGAACAGTGATGCTTCTTTCGAG TATTACACTGAGGTTCCTGTTGTTCCTAACGATACTCGCGGTATGGGACCTTTCATGATGGCTATTTACGAGTGGGAGCGTCGCAGCAAATAA